A region of the Paraburkholderia flava genome:
ATGACTGCGGACCCTGCGGGCCCGGTCATGCCGACGCGACATTCAAACCTCGATCTGATGGAGCGTCTGATGGACGATCTTCTGCAGAAAGTTCTGGATGCATACGGCGGCCTCGACCGCTGGAATTCGTTTTCGACACTGGCGGTGAAGAGCGCGACCGGTGGCCGCTTCTGGACGTCGAAAGGCATTCCGGAAAATCACGGATGGGGCAACGTCACGATCGACACGGCGCAGGAACGCACGAGCATCGCGCCGTACGATGCGCCGAATCACAAGATGACGTTTGTCCCCGAGCGCGTGGTGATCGAGAACACCGACCGGCAGATCGTCGGCGAACTCGTCGATCCGCGCGCCGCATTCGCGGGCTACGGACTGTACGCGTACTGGGACGTGCTGCATCAGGCGTATTTCAACGGCTACGCGTTGTGGACGTACCTCGCGACTCCGTTTCTGCTCGCGCGCGACGGCGTCGAGGTCAAGGAAATCGCGCCGTGGTACGAAGACGGCGAAGTGTGGCGCGTGCTGAACGTGGTGCTGCCTACGGGTATCGCGAGTCATAGCGCGGAACAGCAGTTCTATTTCGGTCCCGACTATCTGCTGCGTCGTCAGGACTACCACCTGGAATTGTCCGGCGGCGCGCGCGTCGCGCACTATGTGTCGGACTTCGTCGACGTGCAGGGGCTGCGTTTTCCGACGCGGCGGCGTGCGTATCACCGCGGCGTCGATGGGCAGCCCGATCGCAACCAGCTGCTCGTGTGGATCCGGTTCACCGATTTCAAGCTCAACTGAGCGGCGTGCCGTATATGGCGAGGCCCTTGTGCACGCAGATAACAGGGGTTTTGTCCTGGATCGCAAGAAGTTTTATAATAGAACTACTTGCTCCGCAGTTTGTGTGATTCCGAATCGCTAGAGGTTGCGGTGCATTCGTGGCCCGATGCCTTGATGAAGATCGAGTATTGGTGTTCGACGGATATGTCGGTGCGATGTATTCGGTCGAAGATGGCTGGGCCAGTGTGTTGTGCGAAAACTGGAGAGCCGCCATGGTGAAGCGAACAAGCCACAAAGGGATGCCCTGTCCGATAGCGCGGCCTCTCGATGCGATCGGCGACTGGTGGTCTCTGCTGATCGTTCGCGACGCTTTCGACGGCCTCGAGCGTTTCGGTGAATTCCAGAAGAATCTCGGTCTCGCGAAGAACATCCTCACTACGCGCCTTCGCAATCTGGTCGAGCACGGCATCATGACCACCGCGCCGGCGTCCGACGGCAGCGCCTATCAAAAGTATGTATTGACCGAGAAGGGGCAGGGACTCTTCCCGCTTCTGGTCGCGCTGCGGCAATGGGGCGAAGAGTATTTCTTCGAGCCGCGCGAACTGCAGGTCTGTCTGGTCGATCGCGAGCAGGGTCTGCCCGTCAAGCGACTCGAACTTCGTTCGCAGGACGGACGTCTGCTCGGTCCTGCCGATACGGTCCTCAAGCAGATCGAGTATGACGATAACGACGGGCACGACGAACACGATACGTGCGAACACGTGCAGGGCAAATAACCAGAGAGTGCGCGGTTCGATTCGTTCGCTCCTTCCGGACGGCGCGCTGAAATAGCAGTGAGGGTCGGGGCATCGGCCCGGCAATCGCACACGGTCGGCTGGCTCGCGCAGCTGCAACGCGTCGCGCCGGCAGCATCCGCTACTCCATATTCCCGCTCCACCCGGTTCCATTTCAGTTCCGCATCCGTGACCGGCCGGCATCGGCCGTCCAATGCAGCACGATATACGGCGTATTTGCATCCGCGATTTACATATAACTCATTTTGCATATCCATCATTTCTACGAAACGCGAATATGTTGAAAAGCGCAGATTGCGCTAACGTCTTTCTGTCAGAGTCGAATTATGTCGATCGAATACTGGAAAATGCTTATTGGGTAAATCTCGTTATTTAAACAGAAAGTTACGGTAAGTAATTAAAACCACTGCATTCGTATGACGAAAGTATCAAACGAAGATCAATATCTTCTGGGCGACACAAAAAATATTCCGTGGTGAAGTTGCAAATTGCAACTGTACGTTATATAGTGAATCTAAACGATTTAAAGCACCTGCCGCGTTTTGTCCTGCGCGCGTAAACGAGTGCGTCCCAGCAAGTAACGCTAACTGGTTTGGAGTAGTCCATGCATACCGTGACGCTTATGCCTCAGGGTGTAGAGGTATTATTGTCTGCCGGAAGCTCTCTGGTCGAACTTGAATTCGAATTATATGACCAGGAGTCGATTCCATTTGGCTGCAAGGTGGGAGCCTGTGGCGCCTGTGTTATTCAGGTGCTCGATGGTATTAATCACCTCGGCAGTAAAGGAAGCGACGAAAAAGATTTTCTCGAAACGCTCGGATATGCAGGGGATGCATTCAGACTCGCATGTCAATGCAGTGTCAACGGCGCAGTAACCATTAAAACAGCGACGCCTGTTAATTAGGTAGTCGCTGCGCAGGTCCTCGCGTAGTAAATCATGGCTAACTTAAGGAGTTTGTTATGAAGAACCGGGTTAAAAACGTCGGTCTGGGTAATCGTACGCCTTTTATCAACGCAAAGAGATCGGTCGAATTGCGGCAGGAAATCGATTCGATTATCGATGTGCAGATCGAGAACTGGTACGAGACCGTGCCGTATGCGGCGCACCTCGAAGGCAAGGACATCAATTCCGACTACTACCAGCGTCATCTGATCGAAACCGCGTGGCGCATCCGCATGCTGCGCGTGTCGGAATCGAAGACGCTGGCCGAGGTCGCGAAGCAGAGCCCTGAAGCCGCACAGATCTGGGCGAACTACGAGCGCGAAGAGATGCTGCACGACGAGCTGTTCATACAGGACCTCGAACGTGCCGGCGTGACGCGCGAACAGTTTCTCGCGACCGAACCGTATCTGTCGACCAAGCTGCTGACCGGCTACTTCTCGTACCTGCTCGACCACGAAGGTCCGCTCGGCGTGATCGCCTATTCGTACCTCGTCGAGTACGTGAACGTGAAGCTCGAGCCGCGCAAGCTGAAGGCGCTGAAGGACTCGGTGGGCGAGACCAACATCACCGGCCAGATCGCGCATTCGCACACGGACATTAACGACGATCACCCCGGTGAAGTCTGGGCCGCGATCCGTCATCTGCTGCGCAGCGAAGACGAAGTCGAAGCGCTCAAGCACTACCTGCATGAGCATCAGACCGTGCTGGCGCTGTACTTCAAGGAACTCTACGAAGACAAGATCGGGTCGAGCCTGAAGGCCGCGGCCTGAACCTTGTGAGAGGAGACAAAGCGATGTCGTCCAACGGCGTTCTCATTCTTAGTCATTGCGGCTTTTCGTTCGCGGAAGATCTGATCGCGGCGATCAGGGCGCGCGGTCTTCAGCCTTTCGTGCTGAGTTCGCAGCCCCTGCAGGAACACGGCGAGAAAAGGTTGCAAGCGCTGCGCAATATTGCAGCGGTGGTCCTGTCGAGCGATTCGCATGTGCTGGAGATCACGGACGTCGAGGACGCCATCGCGTCGCTTGAGGCTGCGGGTCATACCGTTCGCGCATGCATCAGCGTATGGGAAGGCTATCGGGCGCTGATGGCGAAAGCCAACAGTCTGCTCGGCGTCAGGGATCTACCCGCACAACGGGTCGATTTCCTGCGCAACAAGCTGGCCGTGCGTAACGAGCTGCACCGCGAAGGGTTGTCCCGCGTCTCGGCGTGCCTCGTCACGCCGGACGTACTGAATGCATTGAAGCGCGACCCGGCGCCGTGGTTCATCAAGCCGGCGCGCGGCATCGCTTCTTATGGTGCGTTCCGTCTGCGCTCCGACACGACGTGGGCCACGCTCGAGGCGATCGCGGCAAGCGCGCGCGAAGACACGGTCTACGCATCGGCACTGGGCAAGCGCGTGGAATTCATTGCCGAGGGCTATCTCGCCGGCACCGAATTTAGCTTCGAGGTGCTGATGTCGCAAGGGCATCCGTTCGTGATGGCGGTGCACGAGAAGTGCGAGCTGACCGAAGCGAACGGCACGGTGCTCGAAGACGCGTGCACGAGCCCGCCGGCTTCCCTGTCGGGCGGCGATCTCGCGGCGGGTCTGGACTGGCTGCGCGCGGTGTGTTTTCAGTTGCGGCTCGACTGGGGCTGCTTTCACATCGAGACGCGTTTTGACGGCGCGCGCTGGGATCTGATCGAGGTCAACCCGCGAGTGGGCGGCAGTTTCATTTCGCACAGCGTCAAGGCGTTGAACGGCGAAGCCAGCATGCTCGAGCTGTGGCTCGACACGCTGCTGGAACAACCCGGCGGCGGCGAGTATCGCGCGCTGATGAGCCGGCTGCAGCGTCTGTCGTATGCGTTCGACGGCACACCGCCCACCGCACTCGCGACGTTTTTCCGCGTCTATTTTGCCGAGGCCGGCCGCGTCGAACACATCGAGCTTCGTCAGGGCGGACGTCGGCCGCTGATCGAGCAGATCCTGCTGAAACCGGGCGACGTGGTGCCCGATACGCCGCGCGAAACCTTCCTCGGCCAGCTGCTGTGGAGCATGACGCAGGAAGAGCGCGACGTCGTGCTCGCCAGCCTGCTGGAGGAATCGGCGACCGCCATTGACGTGCGCTACCAGAACCTGTCGCTTGCACTGGAGACTCGATCGTGAATGCAAATCCACCGTTACTACTGATCATCGATTACAACCTCAGCAGGGTGTCCGACGTCGCACATATCGCGGCGTATGCGCGGGCCCGCTACGGCGCGAAGATCGTCCTGGTCCGCGCGAACCCGAGCGAGCGCGACGCGCAACTCTGCGAGTATCTGATCGATCTCGATCCGCTCGCCGACGATTTCGTCGAGCAGGCACTGCGCTATCTGAAGCCGTGGCGCGAGCAGTTGCGCGCCGGCATGGTGTTCTCCGACAACGCGGTGCAAAGCGGCGCCGCATTGCTCGAACGTCTCGCGTTGCCGGTCGATTCGGCTGTGCTCGCGGCGAATGCGTACAGCAAGCGCGATTACCGCGTGAGCGAAGCGCGGGTTCGCGATCTGTTCGAATCGCAGGGCGTGATGGTGCCGGACTGCGTCGAGGTGGACTGCGTCGAGGATCTGCGCGAATTCGCCGGGCGGCATCCGGACGGCTTCGTCGTCAAGCCTTCGTGCGAGGGCAATAACCGCGGCGTCGTGGTCGTCAAACGGGGCGACAGCCTCGAAGCGGCGTTCGCGGCGGTCGAGCCGTATCTGTCGCGCGGTGCGATCTGCGAAACCTTCATTCCGTTCTCGCGTGAATTCTCGTTCGACGGCGTTGGTGCGACCGAATTCGTGACCGAGAAAGTGAGCGCGCATGGCCGCTATCCGGTCGAAGTTGCGCAGATCCTGCCGGCGCAGATCAGCGGGGCCGAGCGCGCGACGCTGACCCGCAGCGGCCGGCTCGCGAACGTGCTGGTGGGCCAGTTGCGCGGACCGTTCCACAACGAGATCAAGCTCGACGACGCAGGCCGTGAAGCGGCGATCGTCGAACCCAACCGGCGGCCCGCCGGCATGAAGATCTGGACGATCGCGGAAGAGGTGTACGGCATCGACTTCTACGCGCTGTGGGTCGATGCGGCGTTCGGTGTCGTGCGCGAGCCGCGTCTCGCGCCGGTCGGCAAGCAGGCCGCGACCGTGATGCTCGGCGTGCCGTCGGACGGCACGTGTCTGCCGGCGACGCTCGACGAAGGCGCACAGCTGTTC
Encoded here:
- a CDS encoding winged helix-turn-helix transcriptional regulator, with translation MVKRTSHKGMPCPIARPLDAIGDWWSLLIVRDAFDGLERFGEFQKNLGLAKNILTTRLRNLVEHGIMTTAPASDGSAYQKYVLTEKGQGLFPLLVALRQWGEEYFFEPRELQVCLVDREQGLPVKRLELRSQDGRLLGPADTVLKQIEYDDNDGHDEHDTCEHVQGK
- a CDS encoding 2Fe-2S iron-sulfur cluster-binding protein, whose product is MHTVTLMPQGVEVLLSAGSSLVELEFELYDQESIPFGCKVGACGACVIQVLDGINHLGSKGSDEKDFLETLGYAGDAFRLACQCSVNGAVTIKTATPVN
- a CDS encoding ATP-grasp domain-containing protein, which produces MSSNGVLILSHCGFSFAEDLIAAIRARGLQPFVLSSQPLQEHGEKRLQALRNIAAVVLSSDSHVLEITDVEDAIASLEAAGHTVRACISVWEGYRALMAKANSLLGVRDLPAQRVDFLRNKLAVRNELHREGLSRVSACLVTPDVLNALKRDPAPWFIKPARGIASYGAFRLRSDTTWATLEAIAASAREDTVYASALGKRVEFIAEGYLAGTEFSFEVLMSQGHPFVMAVHEKCELTEANGTVLEDACTSPPASLSGGDLAAGLDWLRAVCFQLRLDWGCFHIETRFDGARWDLIEVNPRVGGSFISHSVKALNGEASMLELWLDTLLEQPGGGEYRALMSRLQRLSYAFDGTPPTALATFFRVYFAEAGRVEHIELRQGGRRPLIEQILLKPGDVVPDTPRETFLGQLLWSMTQEERDVVLASLLEESATAIDVRYQNLSLALETRS
- a CDS encoding ATP-grasp domain-containing protein, with the protein product MNANPPLLLIIDYNLSRVSDVAHIAAYARARYGAKIVLVRANPSERDAQLCEYLIDLDPLADDFVEQALRYLKPWREQLRAGMVFSDNAVQSGAALLERLALPVDSAVLAANAYSKRDYRVSEARVRDLFESQGVMVPDCVEVDCVEDLREFAGRHPDGFVVKPSCEGNNRGVVVVKRGDSLEAAFAAVEPYLSRGAICETFIPFSREFSFDGVGATEFVTEKVSAHGRYPVEVAQILPAQISGAERATLTRSGRLANVLVGQLRGPFHNEIKLDDAGREAAIVEPNRRPAGMKIWTIAEEVYGIDFYALWVDAAFGVVREPRLAPVGKQAATVMLGVPSDGTCLPATLDEGAQLFDRTLARAAALLGLDAMRRLEFGWLGETERFIPALPRDNADFAAQACFAVDSDAADMRTVVTTVRATWLSVLAEARDIFTPTNAIVPAATPLAAAA